ATAATGATAAGGCTCTCTAACGACTGCGGCAAACGCCTTGGCTGCGACGTAAGGAGAGATACATGGATTTAGTTGGACTCTTATATCTTCGCGCTCGAAAAAATCTATCAAAACTTTATCGAATTTACTTAAAATTTGCTCCAAAAACGCCTTGCCGAGCATACCGTCGTTTTTCGCGCCCTCGCTCATCATAACTCTTGAAATTAGCGTCGTTTCTTTGTCGCAGATTATGTCGAAAAATATAGAGGCGAATTTGATTAAAAAATCCTCCAATTTATGCGATAAACTCAGGTCGATTTTCTCATCTATCTGCGTTCTAAAGTCGTCAAATCCGCGTTCTACGATAGCGCGAAAAAGACCTTCCTTGTTTTCAAAAAATTTATAAACGCTAGCCAGCGACCCGCCGCTTTTTTTGATTATATCCGTTAGACTCGTGTTTTCATAGCCTTTTTCGAGGAAAATTTCCATACCGGCTTGGATAAATTTTTCTTTTCTTTCGGCGCTTCTTTGCGTGATTTTCCCGTTCATTGCATACCTTTAAAAAATTAAAATTATAATTTAAGGATTATACAATAAAAATATGATTTTTAGTCCCTCGGGTATGCAAAAATAGTCTCTCTTGTGATGTTGATTTTCTCTTTTTCGTCTGCGGCATAGGCGCGTATAGTTATCTTTGCATTTGCGTTTTTACCGGGTCTAGCGGCATTTTTAGGAGCCGTTAATACGACTACGATTTTCTTCTTTTCGCCCGCGTTTAAGGCAATGTTACTTTTTGGGCGTTTTATTTTGATATCGGCATCGTTTGCGTTAACGTCAAAGTAAAACTCGTGCGCGTGCGCGTCGGTGTTTTCAAACAAAAACACGTAAGCGTTTTCGATCTCGCCGCTTTTATTTATCTTATATAGCTCGCTCGTGCGGTTAATGTTTAGCAGCATGCTCTCTTTTTTGGCGCTCATTAGCGCGAGTGCTGCGGCGGCGATAGCGATGGCGGCGCAGTAGCCGATGGTTTTAAAGCGCAAATACCGAACCTTTTGCTTGGTTTTTAGCGAATTTGAGCTAGTCCAGCTAATTAGGCTAGGCAAATTTAGCCCCGACATCGTTTTCGTGCAGGCATCCACGCACTCGAGGCAGTTGATGCACTCTAGCTGCATGCCTTTTCTGATGTCGATGTGCGTCGGGCAAATTTTCACGCAGGCTTCGCAGCCGGTGCACTCGTTTTGCGGCTCCGGCGGTTTTTTCCAGAGTTTGGTTTGCCCGTCGTAAATTTTACCGCCCCGCGCCTCGTCGTAGATGACCTGCACGCTGTCGTTATCTATCATCACGGACTGCACTCTAGCGTACGGACAGACGTAAATGCAAAAATTTTCGCCCAAAAACGCTACGTCAAATATCAAAAACGCAGCGATAACAATCCAAGCTCCGAGTAAAATTTTATGCTCGGCCGGGTCTAAAATTTGAACCAAAAAATCCTGCGGCGGGACGAAAAACCAGAGAAAATTCGCCGCCGCGATAAAAGCCAAAACGCTCCAGATCGCGACTGCAAGCGCATTTTTTACGCCGTTTTCGGTAGGCGTTTGTTTGTTTGAAATATTTTTGCGGATTTTTAAAATTTTAGTTTGTATAAGGTCGCGGTAAATAACGCGAAATATCGTCTGCGGACAGCTCCAGCCGCACCAGACGCGGCCGCCTAAATTCGTCATAAAAAATATAAAAATAAAAAAAATAATTAGCACGAAAGGCATCAAAAACAGCTCTTGGACGTTAAATTTGGCAAAAAATAGATGCAGTTCGCTGCGCTCAAAGCTCAGTAAAAAAAAATGATTTCCGCCGATAGTTATAAAAGGTAAAATCAGCGCGGTACAGGTTAGCAGGATGTAGGCGATGTAGCGCTTGCCGGCAAATTTGAAATAATTTTTATACTCTTCTTTGGTCATTATTTTTCCTAATTGCAAAATAGCGAGATTATAAGATTAATGCCTTAATCGCGTATTAAAATCCTTAATTACATATTTTTCCTAATCCGCATTTTCGGCGGCCGGCAAAGCTTAAATTTATAAAATTTAAACTATAATCGCCGTCTATTTTAAATGAAAGGTGGTGAGGACGTTGCCTGGTATTAAGGTACATCCTAACGAGTCTTTTGACGAAGCTTACAGAAAGTTCAAAAAGCAAACCGACAGGAACCTTGTCGTGACTGAAGTTCGCGCAAGACGCTTTTTTGAGCCTATGACAGAGATCCGCAAAAAACAAAAAATCGCGGCTCGCAAGAAAATGCTTAAACGTCTATATATGCTTAGACGCTACGAGTCAAAGCTCTAACCAAAAGGGTCGCTTCGGCGGCCTTTTTTATTTAAACTCCCGTTTAACTCGCATCAAAGCCAAAATTTGCCATAATCTACGCCAAATTTAACGATCAAAGGAAAAATATGTCCAAAGTGCCCGTGAGCGAGGCTGCGGAAATCTTAGGCGTAACCAAAGAAGCAGTCTACAACCGCATTCGTCGCGGCACGCTAAAAACCTTTGAAAAAGACGGCGTAAAATACGTGCTTTTGGACGGATACGAGACCGATGCGGCGGCAAATTTAGCGCCAAATCAGCCGCCAAAAACATCTACCGAAAAATCAGCTAAAAGCGCGAAATCCAAAAAATCAAAGGCGGGGGAATTTGACGTGAACGAATTTCTGCTCTCGCAAATTAGCGAACTAAAAGAACAAAATCAAAATTTGCAAGCCGATAAAGAGAGGCTTTTTCGCGAAAAAGAGCAAATTTTGCTAAATAATAAAACCGAAATCGCTCAAATTTACCGCGAGCGCGACGAGAAAATTAGAAATTTTTTAAATATACTCGAGCGTCCGCTGCTAGCGCGTCAAAACGGCGAGTACGTAGCTCCTATCGACGTCGAATTCGTCGAGAGCAAGCCTGAAAACGAGGGTAAATGGACGAGCCTAGCCGAGTTTTTAAAATCGCAAAATTTAAGCGGCAAGAGCCTTAAAAAAACGCAAAATAAAATCATAAAAAACATCGGAAAATCAAAATTTATCAAATTTAAAAAAGGCGTTATAATGGTAAAAAGTAAGAAAATTTCAAAGGAGCTAGATAAAAAATGAGAGTTTTTAAAGGTATAAAAAAAGTAGCAAGCTACGCTGCGGTCGGCGGATTTGGCGCGGTCGTGATAGCAGGGCTGGCCGGCTGCGGCAGCAACGATAACGGCGGAGCAAATAACAATGACGGTAGCGCGCTAAACGAAGCGGCGCAAAAAACGGGAGCGTTCGTCATCATCGAAGAAACCGCGCCCGGCAAATATAAAGTCCTAGAAGAGTATCCAAGCAGCGAAACTCGCGTCGTGCTAAAGGACATCAACGGCACCGAGCGCGTGCTAAGCAAAGAGGAGATGGATAAGCTAATCGCCGAGGAAAACGCCAAAATCGACGCCGGAACGTCGAATTTAACCGGCTCAAACGCTCAAAACGCGCAGCTAAGCAGCGGCGGTATGAGCCTTGGCGAGACGCTTCTAGCCTCGGCTGCGGGCGCGATCATAGGCAGCTGGATAGGTAACAAGCTCTTTAATAATCCCGGCTATCAGTCGCAGCGCCAAAGCGCGTATAAAAACCCAAGCGCCTATTCAAGGAGCGTAGATAGCTTTAACAAAGCCAAAGCCACGAGCTCGGCAAGTAAACCAAGCGGCGGAAAGAGCGGATTTTTCGGCGGATCAAGCTCAAGTTCAAGCTCAAGTTTCGGAGGATAAAATGATAAATTTAAAAAAAATCGAACCGCTAAATAGCGAATTTTTAGGCGAGATCGGCTTTACGTGGCACACCGACCCAGACGGCAGCGACTACGTAGCAGACGAGCTAGTCGAGGTTAGCGAGGCGCAGGCTGAAGCCTACTACAACGCCGCAAACGAGCTATACGATATGTTCGTCGCAGCCGCCCAGCACATCATCGACAACAACCTCTACCACGAGGTCGGCATCCCGTTTAACCTCGTAGATCTAGTGCGCGAAAGCTGGGAAAACGACGTGCACTGGCATCTCTACGGTAGATTTGACCTTGCAGGCGGCCTAGACGGCAAGCCGATAAAACTCATCGAATTTAACGCCGACACCCCGACGGCCGTGTTTGAGACGGCGATCATCCAGTGGGCGGCGCTCAAATTTAACCGCATGGACGAGAGCGCGCAGTTTAACGACCTTTATGACGCCCTAAAGCAAAATTTTAGGCGCCTGGTGACGCTAGATGAGGAGACCGAGAGTTTTAACGAGCACTACGAGGGTTGGAAAATTTTATTTAGCTCGGTTGCGGGTAGTAGCGAGGACGAGCAGACCGTGAAGCTACTGCAGTATATCGCCGAGGAGGCGGGCTTTCACACGGCGTTTGCTTACGTCCACGAGGTCGTATTTAACGACGAGGAGGGCGTGTTTTTTGACGGAGAAAACTACGAGTACTGGTTTAAGCTCGTGCCGTGGGAGGACATCGCCGTGCAGGAAGGCGAGCTAGCCATCATCCTAAAAAACATCGTCCAAAATCAAAAAGCCATCATCCTAAATCCCGCATACACGCTGCTTTTCCAAAGCAAAGGCATCTTGAAAATTTTATGGGATTTATACCCGAATCACCCGCTTTTGCTGCAGGCTAGCGACAAGCCGATCGCGGGCAAAAAATGCGTGAAAAAGCCGGTTTTCGGACGAGAGGGCGCAAACGTGAGCGTGATAGAGGCTGACGGTAGCGTGAGCTTGCAAAACGGCGGCGACTATGATCAAAACCGCGCGATCTATCAGGAATTTTACGAATTTAACAAAGACGCCGCCGGAAATAGCTACCAAGCTGGCGTGTTTTTCGCCTACGAGGCGTGCGCGCTAGGATACCGCAGAGGCGGCGAAATTTTAGATAACTACTCCAAATTCGTGGGGCACTTTATCAAATAAGGACGTAAAATGAAAATAGTCTGCCTCGATGCCGCGACGCTTGGAAGCGACGTAAATTTGGACGTTTTTGGGCAGTTCGGCGAGTTTGTTAGCTTTGAGACGACCGCCGCGGCCGAGCGCGTAGAGCGACTAAAAGGCGCGGACGTCGTCATCACGAACAAAGTCGTGATCGACAAAGAGACGATGGACGCGTCAAATTTAAAGCTAATCTGCATAAGCGCGACAGGTATGAACAACGTCGATCTCGCGTGCGCCGCGACAAAAGGCATCGCGGTGAAAAACGTCGCTGGCTACTCGACGGCTAGCGTCGTGCAGCATACTTTTGCTTGCCTTTTTGCGCTAACCAATCGCATCAAATTTTACGATAACTACGCGCAAAGCGGCGAGTGGGCGAAGAGCGAAATTTTTACGAATTTAGACCGCAGTATCGGCGAGATAGCGGGCAAGAGCTTTGGCGTCATAGGCCTTGGCGAGATCGGCAGAGGCGTGGCGCGCATCGCGGCGGCATTTGGTGCGAGCGTGAGCTACTACTCCACTAGCGGCGCAAACGCAAACGCGGAGTTTAAAAGGCTAAATTTAGACGAGCTTTTAAGCGGCTGCGACATCGTGAGCATCCATGCTCCGCTAAACGAAAAAACGCGAAATTTGATCGGAGAGCGGGAGCTAAATTTGATGAAAGAGGGCGCCATACTGATGAACTTCGGACGCGGAGGCATCGTTGATGAGAGCGCCGTAGCTCGCGCGATAGACGGGCGAAATTTGCGATTTGCCTCGGATGTGCTAGAGACCGAGCCTATGCGCGCGGATCATCCGCTGCTTCGTATCAAAAACAAGGAAAATTTGATACTTACTCCGCACGTGGCGTGGGCGAGCTTTGAGGCTAGGCAGCGGCTAGTAGCGATGATCGTAGAAAATATAAAAGAATTTTTGAAAGGATAAAAATGGCAACTGAGCATAGTTTTGATATAAGCGCGGCGGTCGATATGATGGATGTCAAAAACGCGCTAGAGACGGCAAAAAAAGAGATCGCGGCGAGATATGATTTTAAGGGGCTTGCGGCCGAGGCAGAGCTAAACGAAAAGGAAAAAATCATCACGCTTCTTAGCTCTAGCGACAACAAAATCGACGCCCTAAAAGACATCGTGATCTCAAAGCTCATCAAGCGAAACATCCCGCCCGTAGCCGTGTCTGAAAGCAAACGCGAGAGTGCTAGCGGCGGAAACATCAAAGCGACGCTAAAGCTAAACGACACCCTAGATAGCGAAAACGCGAAAAAAATCACCAAAGCGATCAAAGACGCAAAGCTAAAAGTAACTGCGGCAATCCGCGGCGAAGAGGTGCGAGTAAGCGGCAAAAGTATCGACGATCTGCAAGAGTGCATTAGACTCGTGAAGGGGTTAAATTTGGAGTTGCCGATTAGTTTTAAAAATTTGAAGTAAATTTAATGGATAATTTTAAAAAGTTAATCCAAGAAAAAAATAGCGCCATAAAGGAGTACGGCGATTTTATCAAAACGCTTAAAAATAAAGAGTGCGACAAGGACGTCTTGGGACTAATCGGTCTGTTAAAAGATAGACTGGCTAAATTTGAAAACCTTAGCTGCGATAATTATTCGCAAACGGCTGCGGATATAGATGAGCTAAACGACAGAATTTATCGCCAGGTAAATTTGCTTGCGAATTTGGATAAATTAAGCCGCGATTCGGACGTTTACAAAAAATATAACGAAGTATATAATCAAAAGCGTATCAAGCTTTTCGTCTCGGAGCAAATTTGCCGCGTGAAAAAATACTATCAGATTCTAATCGCGCTTTTGGGGCTGATTACATTTATAATATATTTTATCTTCTCGCAAAATGTCGGATTTTTCTCGGTATCCGGCAGCGACAGCATCTTTTCGTTACTTAGCGCGCTAGCGATATCAGGTTTTGGTTTATTTGTTATTTTATATATATTTCCTGCTTTGCATTTAGTTTTGATCGTTTCTTACGACGGCGGCGAAAAAAACGAAACGCCTTTTTACGCGATTTATCTGATAGCTACGCTTGCAGGCATAGCATTTGTCGGTGCAGGATATTTTTGCCCGAGCGCGGTAGATTTTTTAAATTCTTATTTCCTGTTGATTATAGCGGCGATAGTCATATTTTGCCTACTTTGCAGCTTTAAAAACAGTAAATTTGACATTCCTCTTTTATTTTTTATGATATCGCACGGATTTTTATCCTTCGCGACTCCGTTTATGGTGGCTCTGCTTGTCTACGTCCGCGTAAGCGAGGATGGGTTTACTACCGCTTTTTTAGTGCTTTTTATGGCATTTTTCGCCGTTTTGTTTAGTGCGCTTATAACATCTAAGGATATAGATTATTTTAAGATAATTTTTTGGTCTTTGATAATCATAAATTTAGTCATCGTCGCGGTTATGAGCGGTAAAATCGTCCAAGTAGCCGATCTGGGAAATATAAACTACAAAATGCTATCGCTCAAAAAAGACGCCTTAAACGCTTTGCCAAAAAACGTTTGCCTAAATAATCAAAACGGCTGCATCGGCGACGGAGCAAAGGACGGCTGCTACGCAAAACAAAAGGCGCAAATCGTCTCGTACAATAAACAAAAAGCCGAGCTAGCCGTAAAAGACGGCAACGAGACGTATATTTTTAGCGGAGTAAACGACGAGATAAAATTTATAGACGCTAAGGGCGCAGATATAGGCGTTGCGTCTAGCGATGAGGTCGTTTTTGAAAACTCGGTTTTAACGTACGGTAAAAACGGCAATCGTAGCGGCTCGCTCAAGGCAAGCGCGATAAATCTCTCTCCCATCTGTAAAACGTACGCTTGGAAGCAAGACGACACCGTAAAGCTCTACAACGTCAAAGTCCTATCGGCTCTGGGTAAATTTTACTATCTGCAGACTAAAAGCGGAGAGAAATTCGAGCTGGACTCAAGCCTGATAATCTCAAAGCAAAAGGCGGGCGATACGCGCTAAACTCGGTAAATAATATAAACCAGATATCTAGCCGCGGCTACCCAAAACCGTTATGCTAAATCCTAAGCAAGCTGTAACTTGGCGGCGAATTTTGCGCAAAGCAAACAACATCAGGGATATGCAGGTAGATTTTTGCTTCAAAATACGGGCTGAAATTTTAAATTTTACACCCGATTTTGATAAAACTTCGGCAAATTCAGCCCTTTTCAAGGCGAGATTAATAAAATTTTAGATATCCTTACGAACATAAATTTGGATTTACGGGAGAAAATTAATTATGGGTTTTAAGAATATTATAGAAAGATTTGCGATTAATTACGCCCATAATACCATGCAAAAATCTCTTTATAACGGCCTCAATATCGACATTCTAGATCAAAAATACGTAAAAACGCCGCGCGAAAATACCGAGTATATGCTTTACGCTCACGTGCCGTTTTGCCACACGTTTTGTCCGTATTGCTCGTTTCACAAGTATCATTACGAGCAGGAGCTGGCTAAAATTTATTTTGAAAATTTAAGGCAAGAAATGCGGCAGGTTAAGGCCGCGGGCTTTGATTTCGGCTCGCTTTACGTCGGCGGCGGCACGACTCTCATAAACGAACCCGAGCTTGAAAAAACGCTCGTACTGGCTAAAGAGCTTTTTAATATCAAAAACGTGTCCTGCGAAAGCGATCCAAACCACATCCAGCCAGAAAATTTAAAGAGATTTCAAGGGCTCATCGACCGCCTAAGCGTGGGCGTACAAAGCTTTGACGACGAGACGCTAAAACGTGTAGCCAGATACGAGAAATTCGGCTCTAGCGAGGCGTTACAAGAAAAGCTGAAAAAAGCTCTTGGCGTACTACCGGTGATGAGCCTTGATCTTATCTTTAACCTTCCTAATCAAACCAAAGAGCAGCTGCTAAACGACATCAAAATCGCAAAATCCATAGCCCCAGAGCAGATCACGTTTTATCCGCTGATGAAGTCGCCTCTTACGCGCGATGCGATCGCAAAGTCGCTAGGCGTCGCAGATAGCGATAATGAGCGCGAATTTTACGAGATCATTTGCGAGAGCTTTAGCGACTATCATCAAAGCAACGCTTGGGCATTCGGCCGAGATAGCGCGAATTTGCGCGACGAATACGTCGGCAGCCACCACGAGTACGTGGGCGTGGGCAGCGGCGCGTTTAGTTTTTTAAACGGCGAGCTGGTTATCAACGCCTTTAATCTGCTCGACTACGGCCGCCGCGTCAAAAACGGCGAAAGCCCAGTTATCGCAAAGTGCGGCTTTACGAAAAAAGAGCGGCTAAAGTATATCTTCCTCACCGAGTTGTTTGACGGCGGCGTAAATATCGCCAAATACGACGAATTTAATGGCGCGAATATCAAAAAAGAGCTATTTGCGGAGCTAAATTTACTAAAGCTAGTCGGCGCTATCTACGAAGAGGGCGGCCGCATCGTGCCGACGGGATTTGGCAGGTATCTTTGCCTCGTGCTCATGCGCGATTTTTACGCGGGCATGGATAAGGTGCGTGCGATATTTAAAGACGACGCGAAGATAAAGCGCAGTAAAATTTTGCGCATAATGAGCGAAGAGACGCATGCGGACTTTGAGGACGCTCTCATCTCGCCTAGAGCCGCGGTGTAATTAGCAAACCCCGTAAATTCGGCTAAATTTAACCAAGCCTGCGCGAAAATAAGCTTTAAATTTACTCTTTTTAGCCGAATTTGCTCGGCCCGCGTCAGCTAAAGGCGCTAAAGTGCTTTAAATTTAGCCCTGCGTATCCAAAAACGCCGAAACGAATTTACAAAAAGGAAAAATATGCAGCTTCAAGATCTGCTTGGCAGACCGATCCACTCTAAAGAGGTCAAAGAGTTTTTAGCGCGGTGCGGCTTGCCGAGTAACCCGGCTCCAAATTACGATTCTTACGGTAATTTGTTTTGGGTGAGGGCAGATAGCGACGAAAAAGGGGTTTATAGCGTATTTACGGGCTACGTAAGATATGCGGATATGTACGGAGAGCCCATCGGCAGTTACAATAAAGAAAAAGACCAGCTGATTTTGCACGAGATTAGCGTTTACCCCGAAAAGGCGGGCGGAAATTCGGTCGTAGATTTGCCTTTTGGCTTAAATTTAGGCGACGATAAAAAGACCGTCGAGGAAAAAATAGGCAAGAAGCTCACGGGTAAATGCAAAACGGATTACGGGTTTGGCTACGACGCTTTCTTTGAGGAATTTCGTTTGATAGTAGCATTAAATTTTGACGAGAGGCTGAGCTGGATTAGGTTGTTTAAATTGGAACTGCACGAAAAAGAGCGCCTCAGCCGTCTATAGCTGCACCGCAAAGCTCGTAAAAGCCCTAAATAAAATCAACGACAAATACGGCCTCATAGAGACCGTGGAGCGCGAGGAGCTGTGGGAGTGGATAGACGCGCTCGTGCGTAAAACGGGGCTAGAGTTAGGCGAGGACGTAGATATAACCGAGGAGTGGCGCGAGTGGTAGATAAAGGGCTCGTAAAGGAGACCAAAAAAGCCTTTGCGGGAGTGGCGCTATAAGACGGCATAGGGCTAGCGAGGCCGACGCCACCGACGACTACGCCAGGAAAGACGAAATAACGCGCCGCAAAGAGCAACGCAAACGGCAAGATTCGCAAGATATCCGCCCAAAATTTAAACAAATATAGCGTAGCGCCTGCTTTTTTCGACGCCCGAGGGACGTGCTTTGCTTGCCTGCGTTTTTGATTGCCGATTTAAGAGGCGAGTACAGCTTTGATTTGGAATTTACCTTTACTCGTCTTACCGACTATACTTTGTCGCGGTTTAGCCTTCTAAACGATAACCAGGGCAAGTAGTCGGAGATTATCTGCGTTACAAAGACGCAAACGGACTAATCCGCGACAAAAAGCGCTTGCAAAAGCTCTTAAAATTTGGGGCGAAACTTGGCCGAATTTAAAGTCCAAATAAACCGCCGCGGCGCGG
This genomic stretch from uncultured Campylobacter sp. harbors:
- a CDS encoding coproporphyrinogen III oxidase family protein, producing the protein MGFKNIIERFAINYAHNTMQKSLYNGLNIDILDQKYVKTPRENTEYMLYAHVPFCHTFCPYCSFHKYHYEQELAKIYFENLRQEMRQVKAAGFDFGSLYVGGGTTLINEPELEKTLVLAKELFNIKNVSCESDPNHIQPENLKRFQGLIDRLSVGVQSFDDETLKRVARYEKFGSSEALQEKLKKALGVLPVMSLDLIFNLPNQTKEQLLNDIKIAKSIAPEQITFYPLMKSPLTRDAIAKSLGVADSDNEREFYEIICESFSDYHQSNAWAFGRDSANLRDEYVGSHHEYVGVGSGAFSFLNGELVINAFNLLDYGRRVKNGESPVIAKCGFTKKERLKYIFLTELFDGGVNIAKYDEFNGANIKKELFAELNLLKLVGAIYEEGGRIVPTGFGRYLCLVLMRDFYAGMDKVRAIFKDDAKIKRSKILRIMSEETHADFEDALISPRAAV
- the ccoG gene encoding cytochrome c oxidase accessory protein CcoG — protein: MTKEEYKNYFKFAGKRYIAYILLTCTALILPFITIGGNHFFLLSFERSELHLFFAKFNVQELFLMPFVLIIFFIFIFFMTNLGGRVWCGWSCPQTIFRVIYRDLIQTKILKIRKNISNKQTPTENGVKNALAVAIWSVLAFIAAANFLWFFVPPQDFLVQILDPAEHKILLGAWIVIAAFLIFDVAFLGENFCIYVCPYARVQSVMIDNDSVQVIYDEARGGKIYDGQTKLWKKPPEPQNECTGCEACVKICPTHIDIRKGMQLECINCLECVDACTKTMSGLNLPSLISWTSSNSLKTKQKVRYLRFKTIGYCAAIAIAAAALALMSAKKESMLLNINRTSELYKINKSGEIENAYVFLFENTDAHAHEFYFDVNANDADIKIKRPKSNIALNAGEKKKIVVVLTAPKNAARPGKNANAKITIRAYAADEKEKINITRETIFAYPRD
- a CDS encoding UPF0323 family lipoprotein, which codes for MRVFKGIKKVASYAAVGGFGAVVIAGLAGCGSNDNGGANNNDGSALNEAAQKTGAFVIIEETAPGKYKVLEEYPSSETRVVLKDINGTERVLSKEEMDKLIAEENAKIDAGTSNLTGSNAQNAQLSSGGMSLGETLLASAAGAIIGSWIGNKLFNNPGYQSQRQSAYKNPSAYSRSVDSFNKAKATSSASKPSGGKSGFFGGSSSSSSSSFGG
- a CDS encoding DNA-binding protein, which gives rise to MSKVPVSEAAEILGVTKEAVYNRIRRGTLKTFEKDGVKYVLLDGYETDAAANLAPNQPPKTSTEKSAKSAKSKKSKAGEFDVNEFLLSQISELKEQNQNLQADKERLFREKEQILLNNKTEIAQIYRERDEKIRNFLNILERPLLARQNGEYVAPIDVEFVESKPENEGKWTSLAEFLKSQNLSGKSLKKTQNKIIKNIGKSKFIKFKKGVIMVKSKKISKELDKK
- the rpsU gene encoding 30S ribosomal protein S21, translating into MPGIKVHPNESFDEAYRKFKKQTDRNLVVTEVRARRFFEPMTEIRKKQKIAARKKMLKRLYMLRRYESKL
- a CDS encoding glutathionylspermidine synthase family protein: MNLKKIEPLNSEFLGEIGFTWHTDPDGSDYVADELVEVSEAQAEAYYNAANELYDMFVAAAQHIIDNNLYHEVGIPFNLVDLVRESWENDVHWHLYGRFDLAGGLDGKPIKLIEFNADTPTAVFETAIIQWAALKFNRMDESAQFNDLYDALKQNFRRLVTLDEETESFNEHYEGWKILFSSVAGSSEDEQTVKLLQYIAEEAGFHTAFAYVHEVVFNDEEGVFFDGENYEYWFKLVPWEDIAVQEGELAIILKNIVQNQKAIILNPAYTLLFQSKGILKILWDLYPNHPLLLQASDKPIAGKKCVKKPVFGREGANVSVIEADGSVSLQNGGDYDQNRAIYQEFYEFNKDAAGNSYQAGVFFAYEACALGYRRGGEILDNYSKFVGHFIK
- a CDS encoding TetR/AcrR family transcriptional regulator — translated: MNGKITQRSAERKEKFIQAGMEIFLEKGYENTSLTDIIKKSGGSLASVYKFFENKEGLFRAIVERGFDDFRTQIDEKIDLSLSHKLEDFLIKFASIFFDIICDKETTLISRVMMSEGAKNDGMLGKAFLEQILSKFDKVLIDFFEREDIRVQLNPCISPYVAAKAFAAVVREPYHYNAILLNEDITLSAEEREEHVKTRIDMFLHGVKKR
- a CDS encoding YajQ family cyclic di-GMP-binding protein, encoding MATEHSFDISAAVDMMDVKNALETAKKEIAARYDFKGLAAEAELNEKEKIITLLSSSDNKIDALKDIVISKLIKRNIPPVAVSESKRESASGGNIKATLKLNDTLDSENAKKITKAIKDAKLKVTAAIRGEEVRVSGKSIDDLQECIRLVKGLNLELPISFKNLK
- a CDS encoding D-2-hydroxyacid dehydrogenase — protein: MKIVCLDAATLGSDVNLDVFGQFGEFVSFETTAAAERVERLKGADVVITNKVVIDKETMDASNLKLICISATGMNNVDLACAATKGIAVKNVAGYSTASVVQHTFACLFALTNRIKFYDNYAQSGEWAKSEIFTNLDRSIGEIAGKSFGVIGLGEIGRGVARIAAAFGASVSYYSTSGANANAEFKRLNLDELLSGCDIVSIHAPLNEKTRNLIGERELNLMKEGAILMNFGRGGIVDESAVARAIDGRNLRFASDVLETEPMRADHPLLRIKNKENLILTPHVAWASFEARQRLVAMIVENIKEFLKG